The genomic stretch CTGGGGACAAAAATGCATTCTATGGAATTGCATATCCTTATAAACCAAGTGAAAGCCAGTAATGAAATGCCTCTCCCATTCTTCAAGTTGGGCTAATTTTCCCTTTACTTCTATTAGGTGATAATTATTTAAATCGTGGTGTAAAGCTTCCCGTAATATAATACTCCTTTCTGAAACTCTCGGCTTTCACATCAAATGCAACTATACTTTTCTTCCCAGTAAAACCATTCAACATATAGATAGCTCCGTTAATGCAAACTCCCTCCTTCAATCGATTAAACTGGGAAATGGTTTCGATCTTCTTCCAAGATTTGTCTATGCGTAAAGTGAAAATTCAGTTTCTTTTGTATGTTTCAAAATACCTTCTCGTATTTTCGAGTCTCATGAAAAGAACTTTATAAATCTTTTCTTCtggtttataacctaatgaaaaGTGACAATACCGGTCCATATCTATGTCGGAAAGAAATCTTCTCATGTACTGGGATTGCAAATTTTAGCAGGTTGCTGCCACGTGGAGAAACAAAATAGACCATTAACACACTCCAAAAAGCTACTTGAATCCACAGAGTCGTAGAGTATATCAAGTTCCTCAATATGAAGAAGGGAGGCGTTTCCATTTCATTTTGTTCTATAGTGAAAAAAGCTTCTCTTCCGCGTGCAAGCAATTTGGTTCTGCTAATAGAGCGGTATTGATGAGTATTCATGAAATATGATTCGGATATTAAGGCCATCAACATCTTCCCTAACTATCCATCATCATACATTAGATAGTAGCATCTAGGAAAGTTCACACATAATGTATAATACATTCAAGGAGACGAATATGTTGTTCCATCATGATCAATGAACCAGAAATCTGATTGCACTAAAAGAACGATCACACTACTAGTCGCCGTCGGCATCTTCCAATTCTTCATCCTCAGGTACACCACGAAGATAGAGGACATTATTACATCTGCAAAAGCGAAATCACTAAGGTTAAGAAGAGAGGTCACATTTTAGTTAGGGAGCAGCCATTTCACTCGTAAATGCTTTTACAAATAAAGTTATATAACTATATGAAAAGACTGCCAAAAGTAAATTGGTAATTTGCCATGACACAATTGATTCTTCCAAATTAACAGGTAAATTTGTAAGAGCTAAATAGATCGCTATCATAGAGTGATGTGTCAGACAACTACCAAATAGAtaattccaaatcatgaacttaTAAACCAATCAATAATCAATATATATTTAAGGTGCTCTTTTTACGagaattgaaaataaaaaaaatgaaaacaggGAGGCAACGTTTATGGTCTTAATTGTTCCAGCCTTATGCTAGAAGGAAAAGGATGTAACTGATCCAATTGGAGAATGGTATTGTGAGGAAGATGGAACATCAAATCCGCAGGTAAGGATTACATTCCTTAGCAATAAGAGATTACTTTTGAAACGCTACGAATGTCTGCATACTCACTCATATCACGAAGGCAGCAGGGCAACTAGAGTACATCAAACATTTGTCATACTGGCCTAATACTTGTCATTCACATGAGACATGCAACTAATTTAAAAgatgaaaaacaaagaaaaatctcCATATTTCCACCTCCTAAATTCAACCAAGTATAGgaaccaattttttttaaaaagacgTCAACCAAGGAAGAAAGAGGATGAGCTCCATTTACAACTCTACACATGTTTCTTCAGCTTTATACGCCTGCTACCTGATGCAGGCAGAAAAGAGAGCCAGGGGGAGGGGAAGAAATGAAGGTGGCTTTTGAGCTATTACGATtattatgttttttttaaaaataaccaTGATAGTATTATTATTATGTTCAGCTGTTGGCATTAATTTCAAATAAGATTATCAAGATCAAAAGACGAAGCCACGAAGGTACCTAATCAGGATCTCTCCAAGAGAACCAGTGCATTGTCCATCAATGTATTCTTCTGCGTTTGCAAGCTGCAAAAAGAATAACATGATTTCAGAAAATCACACACAGAAAAACACGCACGCATGTACACTTCTATAAAACAAGCAGGTTACTGGGAGCTTGCAATTACTTCTTTGGACAATGAATGTAAAATGCTTTTACTGTAAATTTTGTTTTTTTGATGCTCATTATTTTTCTGGTTTTAGTTGTAAAGCCATTTGTAAACAGACTCTCCTCCCAAAGTCAGGTTTTTTATGTAGTCAGGATACATGAATCTATCCTTATCCAAGATAATCTTCAAAGGCGCACCTAAGATTGGGAAGCATATGTTTATGTGCTGCAGACAATTAAATGAGCTAATCATCTCCTACGTCATTACTGTGCAGGACCTTTGAGAATGGTCTTTGCGTTGCTGCATAGTTGACTCCTTGAGCAATTTGTACGTCACTAAGATATAGGAAAGGCATCATAAGTTAGCAAATTCAAATGCAAAACTCGGATTGGATGGCATCCCCACTGCATCTTCAGGTTTGTATGAAAAGAAGGACTAACAGAAGTTTCTGAGATGAAACAACTgccttatagcccgtttggccaagcttctaaaatcagcttattttgagaagtgcttttctcaaaagtactttttaaaaaagaACTTCtggtgagaagtagtttgtgtttggctaattaatttgaaaagcacttttgagcagtaattagtgtttgaccaaacttttgaaaattgcttctaagtgtatttttctcaaaagtgcttctcagaaaagtgcttttggagataagctacttttttctgcttctccaaaactgtttctgcttctcctcaaaagcacttttttccttccaaaagcttggtcaaacacctcaatttttggccaaaaacacttttggcccaaaaaaaaagcttggccaaacaggttaTTAGTCAGTGTGAAGCTGAGATCTCCCAAATAGCTACAGTTCAGGTACAAGGAAATACTGTGCAAGGGGCTCCAAACATGTAATAGCTCACTAGCTTTGTTTCTGTTAGTTTTGACATTTCATTGCATCCTTGATCAATCTATATTATTGCAAAAAACATAGTGCTACTTTCTCTTGAACATAGCTCTGAGTTTATTGAACACAGTCCATCCCCACCCCAGATCCAcatacagaaaaaaaaaaaaaaactaaaaagcaAATGTCCCCACAACTGCAAagtcaacaacaaaaaaaaaaacagaatt from Nicotiana sylvestris chromosome 12, ASM39365v2, whole genome shotgun sequence encodes the following:
- the LOC104212107 gene encoding probable small nuclear ribonucleoprotein F is translated as MATVPVNPKPFLNNLTGKPVMVKLKWGMEYKGYLVSVDSYMNLQLANAEEYIDGQCTGSLGEILIRCNNVLYLRGVPEDEELEDADGD